A single genomic interval of Pseudochaenichthys georgianus chromosome 3, fPseGeo1.2, whole genome shotgun sequence harbors:
- the bbox1 gene encoding gamma-butyrobetaine dioxygenase, which produces MWMSTLARVARPVLQRGTSAMACQALRAGGRPRRPAGPLPYCLTLMQLRGQHTLGSAALPLARHSVRQVRALDEERIMEVEWEDGGHSLYPFTWLRDNCQCPLCTLESAQARKLLMSGLDINTGVDIVEVTNDNKVSIVWPDQHTSVFDAEWLKKRCFSDAARQAMREELFINKRYYWDSKLHIPTADYQEVLHDDKAALAWLLALRRVGIVYLKGALAERGQVARLAQRIGYLRLTFYGHTWQVQDKPMANNVAYTSGGLSLHSDYPALHFAPGVQFLHCITQAEEGGESEVVDGFHMAEQLQREDPEAFRTLSSLQVDFTDTGMDYCDFLLQSKKSIIEVSSTGRVERINFNNATRDSVLDVPLQQVQPFYRSLRAYVDIMNRPENVVTYRMMPGDIVTFDNWRLLHGRRPYVSKPDRLRHLEGAYLDWDEVMSRLRILRNSVHGNI; this is translated from the exons ATGTGGATGAGTACATTAGCACGTGTGGCCCGACCTGTCCTGCAGAGAGGAACCTCTGCCATGGCCTGCCAGGCTCTGAGGGCTGGTGGTAGACCGAGGAGGCCTGCAGGTCCACTTCCCTATTGTCTGACTTTGATGCAGCTTCGTGGGCAGCACACTCTTGGGTCTGCCGCCCTTCCTCTGGCTCGCCACTCAGTGAGACAAGTCCGGGCTCTTGATGAGGAAAGGATAATGGAGGTGGAGTGGGAGGACGGAGGCCACAGTCTGTACCCGTTCACCTGGCTGAGAGACAACTGCCAGTGTCCACTGTGTACCCTGGAGTCTGCGCAGGCCCGCAAACTGTTGATGTCTGGTCTAGATATCAACACTGGAGTGGACATTGTGGAGGTCACTAATGACAACAAG GTGTCCATTGTGTGGCCCGACCAGCACACCAGTGTGTTTGACGCAGAGTGGCTGAAGAAACGCTGTTTCTCGGATGCTGCCAGACAAGCAATGCGGGAAGAGCTTTTCATCAATA aGCGTTATTACTGGGACTCCAAATTGCACATTCCCACCGCCGACTACCAGGAAGTGCTCCATGACGATAAGGCGGCGCTGGCCTGGCTGTTGGCGCTGCGCCGCGTTGGCATCGTGTACCTGAAGGGGGCGCTGGCCGAGCGGGGCCAAGTGGCCCGCCTCGCCCAGAGGATCGGCTATCTCCGGCTGACGTTCTACGG ACACACATGGCAGGTCCAGGACAAACCCATGGCTAACAATGTAGCGTACACTTCAGGAGGCCTCAGCCTCCACTCAGACTACCCAGCTCTACACTTTGCACCTGGA GTGCAGTTTCTGCACTGCATCACCCAGgcggaggaggggggggagagCGAGGTGGTGGACGGCTTCCACATGGCCGAGCAGCTGCAGAGAGAGGACCCCGAGGCCTTCAGGACCCTCAGCTCGCTCCAGGTGGACTTCACCGACACGGGCATGGACTACTGCGACTTCCTGCTGCAGTCCAAGAAGAGCATCATCGA AGTCAGTTCCACAGGTCGGGTGGAGAGGATAAACTTCAACAACGCCACCAGAGACTCGGTGCTGGACGTGCCGCTGCAGCAGGTCCAGCCCTTCTACAGGTCGCTCAGGGCCTACGTGGACATCATGAACCGCCCCGAGAACGTGGTGACCTACAGGATGATGCCAG GTGACATCGTGACCTTCGATAACTGGCGGCTGCTCCACGGGCGGAGGCCCTACGTCAGTAAACCTGACCGGCTGCGCCACCTGGAGGGAGCCTACCTGGACTGGGATGAAGTCATGTCTCGCCTCCGGATACTCCGCAACTCTGTCCACGGGAACATTTGA